The following coding sequences are from one Thermocrinis jamiesonii window:
- a CDS encoding thiazole synthase: protein MLDWEKLLEDDYLEIAGRRFRSRLIIGSGKFKSFQENKEVLEASGAEMITVAVRRVNITDPNKENLLDYIDPKKYLILPNTAGCYTAEEAIKTAMLAREATGINWIKLEVIGDQKTLLPDMEETYKAAKFLVKEGFVVLPYIFDDPVYAKKFEDIGCAAVMPLAAPIGSGLGLQNPYNLIFIKEAVSVPVIVDAGIGSAADIVPVMELGVDGILTNTALAEAKDPIKMAVAMKYATIAGRLSYLAGRMPKRTYAVPSSPLKGVPYKS, encoded by the coding sequence ATGCTTGACTGGGAAAAACTTTTAGAGGATGATTACCTTGAGATAGCAGGTAGGCGCTTTAGGTCCAGATTAATCATTGGGTCTGGAAAGTTCAAGAGCTTTCAGGAAAATAAGGAGGTTTTGGAGGCAAGTGGTGCGGAGATGATTACCGTTGCGGTCAGAAGGGTAAATATAACTGATCCCAATAAAGAAAACCTCTTAGACTACATAGATCCCAAAAAATACCTCATCCTTCCCAACACCGCAGGATGCTATACCGCAGAAGAAGCCATAAAAACTGCCATGCTTGCCCGGGAAGCTACGGGCATAAACTGGATAAAGCTTGAGGTAATAGGAGATCAGAAAACTTTATTGCCAGATATGGAAGAAACCTATAAGGCGGCAAAGTTCCTTGTAAAGGAGGGCTTTGTGGTCCTTCCTTACATCTTTGATGACCCTGTCTATGCTAAAAAGTTTGAAGATATTGGATGTGCTGCAGTTATGCCCTTGGCTGCACCTATAGGTTCAGGACTTGGACTGCAAAATCCATACAATTTGATCTTTATAAAGGAAGCGGTATCTGTTCCTGTTATAGTGGATGCTGGCATAGGTAGTGCGGCGGATATAGTGCCTGTAATGGAGCTTGGGGTAGATGGCATACTTACCAACACAGCTTTGGCGGAAGCCAAGGACCCTATAAAGATGGCAGTCGCTATGAAATACGCTACCATTGCAGGCAGACTCTCTTACCTTGCTGGGAGGATGCCAAAGAGGACTTATGCGGTTCCCTCTTCTCCACTGAAAGGTGTTCCTTACAAATCATGA
- a CDS encoding Hsp20/alpha crystallin family protein, producing the protein MRRGLLVWRPFEELERIRREFDRFMEEFFKEESVERVFAPALDVYETDTEIVVKAELPGVKKEDVEVLVRDNNLIIRGEKKEEREEKTETIHRVERVYGKFERVIGLPTDIKLDEVKGEFKDGVLEIRLPKEKSSREKKIEIT; encoded by the coding sequence ATGAGGAGAGGACTTTTAGTTTGGCGTCCTTTTGAAGAACTTGAAAGAATAAGAAGGGAGTTTGATAGGTTTATGGAGGAGTTCTTCAAGGAAGAGTCTGTTGAAAGGGTCTTTGCACCTGCCTTGGATGTTTATGAGACAGATACGGAAATAGTCGTTAAAGCAGAATTGCCAGGTGTGAAGAAGGAGGATGTGGAAGTACTCGTAAGAGACAACAATCTGATCATCAGAGGAGAAAAGAAGGAAGAGAGGGAAGAAAAGACTGAGACTATCCACAGGGTTGAAAGGGTGTATGGAAAGTTTGAAAGGGTTATAGGGTTGCCAACAGATATAAAGCTGGATGAGGTAAAGGGAGAGTTCAAGGATGGTGTCTTGGAAATAAGACTTCCTAAAGAAAAGTCATCCAGAGAGAAAAAGATAGAAATAACCTAA
- a CDS encoding nicotinamidase — MKVKLTKFDALIVVDVQKDFMPGGALPVPEGDKVVKPLNQYIELFSEKGLPVFFTRDWHPKDHISFKGHGGVWPPHCVQDTEGAQFHPDLIIPSDNKFIISKGTSRDFDAYSGFQGTTLDSLLKERGIRRIFVGGVATDYCVKNTVLGGINLGYFAFLLLDAIKGVDVKPGDSEKAIEEMLNAGAVCLTYQELE, encoded by the coding sequence ATGAAAGTAAAATTGACAAAATTTGATGCTCTCATAGTAGTGGATGTGCAAAAGGATTTTATGCCTGGTGGCGCATTGCCCGTGCCAGAAGGAGACAAAGTGGTAAAACCTTTAAATCAATACATAGAACTTTTTTCAGAAAAAGGACTGCCTGTGTTTTTCACCAGAGATTGGCATCCAAAAGATCATATATCCTTTAAAGGACACGGTGGTGTATGGCCTCCTCACTGTGTGCAAGATACAGAAGGAGCTCAGTTTCATCCAGACCTCATCATACCATCGGATAACAAGTTCATAATATCAAAAGGAACGAGTAGGGACTTTGACGCTTACTCAGGCTTTCAGGGAACAACCCTTGACAGCCTGCTGAAAGAAAGAGGGATAAGGAGAATATTCGTAGGTGGAGTAGCTACAGATTATTGCGTTAAAAATACTGTTCTTGGTGGTATAAACTTAGGATACTTTGCATTCCTACTCTTAGACGCTATAAAAGGAGTAGATGTAAAGCCAGGAGACTCGGAAAAAGCAATAGAAGAAATGTTAAATGCAGGTGCGGTTTGTTTGACTTATCAGGAACTTGAATAA
- a CDS encoding glycosyltransferase family 2 protein: MKNDLASIIIPVYNGERYISQAIESALSQTYPYKEIIVVDDASTDRTPQVVKSYPVIYYRNEKNMERAYSRNKGVELSKGEYLFFLDYDDLWEKDYVESSVEF, from the coding sequence TTGAAAAATGATCTTGCTTCTATCATAATCCCCGTCTATAACGGAGAGAGATATATAAGCCAAGCCATAGAAAGCGCTTTATCTCAGACCTATCCCTACAAGGAAATAATCGTAGTAGATGATGCAAGCACAGACCGCACGCCTCAGGTAGTAAAAAGCTATCCAGTTATTTATTACAGAAACGAAAAGAATATGGAAAGGGCATACTCAAGAAACAAAGGAGTGGAGCTTTCTAAAGGTGAGTATTTGTTCTTTTTAGACTACGACGACCTTTGGGAGAAGGACTATGTAGAGTCATCTGTAGAGTTCTAA
- a CDS encoding 3-dehydroquinate synthase II: protein MKEFWYWVEEYDRGLIASAIEAGARAIVLNDQGKEEEVKKLGKVSILRQGIDFEYVLIKGKEDEEMAAKYPPNVKVVVETTDWTIIPLENLIAQREELYAVVKNEEEAKTAIKILEKGVKGIVLKSKDINTIKKVGKVLEEEEENLPFVVVRISKILPLGLGDRVCVDTTSILSRGEGMLVGNSSGGMFLVHAETEENPYVASRPFRVNAGAVHMYIRTPNNKTKYLCELKAGDEVMVYDHKGRGRVVYVGRAKVERRPMLLVEGRWENKKVSAVLQNAETIRLTKPDGNPISVAELKEGDEVLGYVEEAGRHFGIKVEETIIEK from the coding sequence ATGAAAGAATTTTGGTATTGGGTAGAGGAATACGACAGAGGACTAATAGCGAGCGCCATAGAAGCAGGAGCAAGGGCTATAGTGCTAAACGATCAAGGTAAAGAAGAAGAAGTAAAAAAGCTCGGTAAGGTTTCTATTTTAAGACAGGGGATAGATTTTGAATATGTGCTTATAAAGGGCAAAGAGGATGAAGAAATGGCAGCAAAATATCCACCAAACGTTAAGGTAGTTGTAGAGACCACCGACTGGACTATCATACCCTTAGAAAATCTCATAGCCCAAAGGGAAGAGCTATACGCAGTAGTAAAAAACGAGGAAGAGGCAAAAACAGCCATAAAAATATTAGAAAAGGGGGTAAAAGGTATAGTTCTAAAGAGTAAGGACATAAACACCATAAAGAAGGTTGGAAAGGTTTTGGAGGAAGAGGAAGAAAACCTTCCGTTTGTGGTGGTTAGAATATCAAAGATCCTTCCCTTAGGCTTGGGCGACAGAGTCTGCGTGGATACAACCTCTATACTAAGTAGAGGGGAAGGTATGTTGGTAGGAAACTCCTCCGGTGGCATGTTTTTGGTGCATGCAGAAACAGAAGAGAACCCTTACGTAGCTTCAAGACCATTTAGAGTAAATGCGGGAGCGGTACATATGTATATAAGGACCCCCAACAACAAAACCAAGTATCTGTGCGAGCTAAAGGCAGGGGACGAAGTTATGGTATATGATCACAAAGGAAGGGGAAGGGTAGTTTATGTAGGAAGGGCTAAGGTGGAAAGAAGACCTATGCTTTTGGTTGAGGGCAGATGGGAAAATAAAAAAGTGAGTGCAGTGCTTCAGAATGCAGAAACTATAAGACTTACCAAGCCAGACGGAAATCCTATATCTGTGGCGGAGCTTAAGGAAGGGGATGAAGTTTTGGGATATGTGGAGGAGGCAGGAAGACACTTTGGTATAAAGGTTGAGGAAACAATAATTGAAAAATGA
- a CDS encoding class I SAM-dependent rRNA methyltransferase, protein MIEVKVKDSAKEKIRAFFPWVYNAEILEIKGKPKPGDFVKVLDVKKRFLGYGYINPNTKIAVRLLSFDEKEEINKDLIKQRILSALEYRKSLNINSNAYRLVHSEADMLPGLIVDVFDQYVVVEITTYGMTKLKNWVVESLVELLKPKGIYQKVSNYAMNIEGFEEEEKTLYGAVPELIKIWEEDLEFYVDVLKGQKTGFYLDQRKARKMIRDLVKPGDVCLDAFCHTGGFALSMIKKGAKKVVAVDMSERALNIGKKNAELNGLEGIEWVESNAFHFLRKLAKEGSKFDVIVIDPPSFARTKAHVENALRGYKELCVRGLKLVKPGGYLAIYSCSFHVTREHLLEVILDAAMDVKRLVRVVGESFQDLDHPWILQMPNTLYLKGLYLQVF, encoded by the coding sequence ATGATAGAGGTAAAGGTAAAAGATAGTGCTAAAGAAAAGATAAGGGCGTTTTTCCCGTGGGTTTACAACGCAGAGATATTAGAGATTAAAGGGAAGCCAAAACCTGGGGACTTTGTAAAGGTTTTGGATGTTAAGAAGAGATTTTTAGGATACGGTTACATTAACCCTAACACGAAAATAGCTGTTAGACTGCTCTCTTTCGACGAAAAGGAAGAGATAAACAAAGATCTGATAAAACAAAGGATCCTGTCTGCCCTTGAGTACAGAAAGAGCTTGAACATAAACAGTAACGCATATAGGTTGGTTCATTCTGAAGCGGACATGCTACCGGGGCTTATTGTGGATGTGTTTGACCAGTATGTGGTTGTGGAAATAACCACTTATGGCATGACTAAGCTAAAAAACTGGGTGGTGGAGTCTTTGGTTGAACTTTTAAAACCAAAGGGCATATATCAGAAGGTAAGCAATTACGCTATGAATATAGAAGGTTTTGAAGAGGAGGAAAAAACTTTATATGGAGCGGTCCCAGAACTTATAAAGATCTGGGAAGAGGACTTAGAGTTTTACGTGGATGTATTAAAAGGTCAGAAAACTGGTTTTTACTTGGACCAAAGAAAGGCAAGGAAGATGATAAGAGATTTGGTAAAGCCGGGGGATGTGTGCTTAGATGCTTTTTGCCATACGGGAGGGTTTGCCCTTAGTATGATCAAAAAAGGAGCAAAAAAGGTTGTAGCAGTAGATATGTCAGAAAGAGCTTTAAACATTGGAAAGAAGAATGCGGAGCTTAATGGTTTGGAAGGTATTGAGTGGGTTGAAAGCAATGCCTTCCATTTCCTGAGAAAATTAGCTAAGGAAGGAAGCAAGTTTGATGTGATAGTCATAGATCCACCGTCCTTTGCAAGAACTAAAGCCCATGTAGAAAATGCCCTAAGAGGTTACAAAGAGCTCTGCGTTAGAGGTTTAAAGCTCGTAAAACCAGGTGGATATCTTGCTATATATTCTTGCTCTTTTCATGTTACCAGAGAACATCTTCTTGAGGTTATCTTAGATGCTGCAATGGACGTTAAAAGGCTTGTAAGGGTTGTAGGAGAAAGCTTTCAGGATTTGGATCATCCTTGGATACTCCAAATGCCCAATACACTTTACCTAAAAGGCTTATACTTGCAGGTGTTCTGA
- a CDS encoding ATP-binding cassette domain-containing protein, giving the protein MRVEGLSVVVNGKTLLEGVSFSIKKGEKVAIMGSTGSGKSTLLRALCGFMPYKGKILYDNLDLKELDLSSLRSKIGYLTQESFILSGTIRENLLIAKPGAKDEELWKALQLSVCDFVKSLEEEVDEENRLLSGGEAQRLALARIFLKEPEILLLDEATSALDANTENTVLKNLFESFPESVFIVVAHRFSNILACDRAILLKDGRVVFDGDPKEAIEIFLSEHLQV; this is encoded by the coding sequence ATAAGAGTAGAAGGGCTAAGTGTGGTAGTCAATGGTAAAACTTTGTTAGAGGGAGTTAGCTTTTCTATAAAAAAAGGAGAAAAAGTAGCAATCATGGGTAGCACAGGAAGTGGAAAGAGCACACTTCTCAGAGCTTTGTGTGGCTTTATGCCATACAAGGGGAAAATACTTTACGATAACTTGGACCTCAAAGAGCTTGATCTGTCCTCTTTGCGGTCCAAAATAGGCTATCTAACTCAAGAAAGCTTTATACTGTCTGGAACGATCAGAGAAAACTTGCTTATAGCCAAGCCGGGCGCTAAGGATGAGGAGCTTTGGAAGGCGCTTCAGTTGTCTGTATGTGATTTTGTCAAAAGCCTTGAAGAGGAAGTAGATGAAGAAAACAGACTTTTGTCAGGTGGAGAAGCTCAAAGGCTTGCGTTAGCGAGGATTTTCCTTAAAGAACCCGAGATATTGCTTTTGGATGAAGCGACTTCTGCCTTAGATGCAAACACAGAAAATACAGTGCTAAAAAACCTCTTTGAAAGCTTTCCAGAAAGCGTTTTCATAGTAGTGGCCCATCGCTTTTCCAATATTCTGGCGTGTGATAGGGCTATTCTTCTCAAGGATGGCCGGGTAGTCTTTGATGGAGATCCAAAGGAAGCGATAGAAATCTTCTTATCAGAACACCTGCAAGTATAA
- the rlmB gene encoding 23S rRNA (guanosine(2251)-2'-O)-methyltransferase RlmB, with the protein MIIYGKNPVIEALKANKPVEKVLVAHDSHPPYQVVKLCKERGIKIQRVPRQKIEELAGTKKTQGILALISPVPLIPYQQLFKMAFERKTFFLVLDHITDPQNAGNLIRTCEVFGGVGVLMPKDRSFPLNQTVVKASSGALFYLSFSRTPSLRKALEDFKNMGGSVIVVERGGEDIRRSNFELPCALVLGSEGEGVSKSVLELADKVLSIPMVGKVNSLNVSSAGAIAMWEVFRRFLTKS; encoded by the coding sequence ATGATAATCTACGGTAAAAACCCAGTGATAGAAGCCTTGAAGGCGAACAAACCTGTGGAAAAGGTCCTTGTAGCACACGATAGCCATCCTCCCTATCAGGTAGTTAAGCTCTGCAAAGAAAGGGGAATAAAAATCCAGAGAGTGCCAAGACAAAAAATAGAAGAGCTTGCAGGAACCAAAAAAACACAAGGTATATTAGCTCTAATCAGCCCAGTGCCTCTTATACCTTACCAACAGCTCTTCAAAATGGCTTTTGAAAGAAAAACTTTCTTCTTAGTCTTGGATCACATAACAGACCCGCAGAATGCGGGAAATCTTATAAGGACGTGTGAAGTGTTTGGGGGTGTAGGTGTGCTAATGCCAAAGGACAGAAGTTTTCCTCTTAACCAGACGGTGGTTAAGGCTTCCTCAGGTGCATTGTTCTATCTCTCTTTCAGCAGAACTCCCAGTCTCAGAAAGGCCTTAGAAGACTTTAAGAACATGGGAGGCAGTGTGATTGTGGTAGAAAGGGGTGGGGAGGACATAAGAAGGTCTAACTTTGAGCTTCCCTGTGCTTTGGTCTTAGGTTCGGAGGGAGAGGGTGTGTCAAAGAGTGTGCTTGAGCTGGCGGATAAGGTCCTATCCATCCCAATGGTTGGAAAGGTAAATTCCTTAAACGTGTCTTCCGCAGGTGCCATAGCCATGTGGGAAGTGTTTAGAAGATTCTTAACAAAATCTTAA
- a CDS encoding PstS family phosphate ABC transporter substrate-binding protein — MRKALLLSAVFSVSAILADAKAQELIIKIDGSSTVYPITEAVAEEFQKVKKGAVKVTVGISGTGGGFKKFCRGETDISNASRPILKKEMQECAKNGVRYIELPIAYDGLAVVVNPRNNWAKCMTVEQLKEIWKPESQGKTFKWKDLDPKWPDIPIKLCGPGSDSGTFDYFTEAIVGKAKASRGDYLASEDDNVLVQFASRERGALCYFGLAYVEENKGKIKAVQIKNPKTGECVAPSLETVRSGKYQPLSRPLFIYVNVKALERPEVKEFVDFYIKNAEKLSRQVGYIPLPSKFYPEIAKRVEQRKVGTVFGGEPEVGLTIDELVKRELKE; from the coding sequence ATGAGAAAGGCTCTTCTTTTGAGTGCGGTCTTTTCAGTCAGTGCTATACTTGCTGATGCAAAGGCCCAAGAGCTCATCATAAAAATTGATGGCTCTTCTACTGTTTATCCTATAACGGAAGCGGTAGCTGAAGAATTTCAAAAGGTTAAAAAGGGTGCAGTGAAGGTAACGGTGGGTATATCTGGAACTGGTGGTGGTTTTAAGAAATTCTGCAGAGGAGAAACAGACATAAGCAACGCATCCAGACCCATACTCAAGAAGGAGATGCAAGAGTGTGCAAAGAACGGAGTAAGGTATATAGAGCTTCCTATCGCTTACGATGGTTTGGCGGTAGTTGTCAATCCAAGAAACAATTGGGCAAAGTGTATGACCGTGGAACAGCTTAAGGAAATCTGGAAGCCCGAATCCCAAGGAAAAACTTTCAAGTGGAAAGACCTTGACCCCAAATGGCCAGATATTCCCATAAAGCTCTGCGGACCAGGCTCGGACTCTGGAACCTTTGACTACTTTACTGAAGCCATAGTAGGTAAGGCAAAGGCCAGCAGGGGAGATTATTTGGCTTCCGAAGATGACAACGTCTTAGTTCAGTTTGCTTCCAGAGAAAGGGGCGCACTTTGCTACTTTGGTTTAGCTTATGTTGAAGAAAACAAAGGAAAAATAAAGGCTGTTCAAATTAAGAATCCCAAAACTGGTGAGTGTGTGGCACCCAGCCTTGAAACAGTAAGGAGTGGTAAGTATCAACCACTTTCCAGACCATTGTTTATATACGTTAATGTGAAAGCTTTGGAAAGACCAGAAGTTAAAGAATTCGTAGATTTCTACATAAAGAACGCAGAAAAACTCTCCAGGCAAGTAGGATACATACCTTTGCCATCAAAATTCTATCCAGAAATTGCAAAAAGAGTTGAACAAAGAAAAGTGGGAACTGTGTTTGGCGGTGAGCCAGAAGTGGGACTAACCATAGACGAACTTGTAAAAAGAGAGCTAAAGGAATGA
- the pstC gene encoding phosphate ABC transporter permease subunit PstC, with amino-acid sequence MLSQLPLNVKKKLDTVFHIFFFSMGLVTILVTFLIVLALVLDAVKFFLHEEAGGFPKSLIRFFTETQWTPTFYDKQIGILPLLNGTFMIAFIAGLISIPMGLLVAAYLSEFASFKTREFIKPLLDFMEAVPTVVYGYFALLVVTPALQRLFSYFGIEMEGMNALSPGIVLGFMILPFTASMVEDAFKGVPAYLREASYALGADKVTTFLKVVLPAAKSGVLSAYLLGISRALGETMVVAVAAGMYPNLTLNPLEPIQTITGYIVQVALGDLPFNSFEYLSIFAAGISLFVITLIFNLLAVHFKSKVKGY; translated from the coding sequence ATGCTATCACAATTGCCCCTTAATGTAAAGAAAAAACTTGATACCGTTTTTCACATTTTCTTTTTCTCAATGGGATTGGTAACCATACTGGTTACCTTTCTGATAGTGCTTGCACTCGTTTTAGACGCTGTTAAGTTTTTCTTACACGAAGAGGCGGGCGGTTTTCCTAAGTCCCTTATAAGATTCTTTACAGAAACCCAATGGACCCCTACTTTTTACGACAAACAAATAGGCATTCTTCCCCTTCTTAATGGAACCTTTATGATAGCCTTTATAGCTGGTTTGATAAGCATACCTATGGGTTTATTAGTAGCAGCCTATTTGAGCGAATTTGCCAGCTTTAAAACCAGAGAGTTTATAAAACCTTTGCTTGACTTTATGGAAGCGGTGCCTACCGTAGTCTATGGTTACTTTGCCCTTTTGGTGGTAACTCCAGCCCTTCAAAGGCTTTTTTCCTACTTTGGCATAGAGATGGAAGGGATGAATGCTTTGTCTCCTGGCATAGTTCTTGGTTTTATGATCCTACCTTTTACTGCCTCTATGGTGGAGGATGCCTTTAAGGGAGTTCCAGCCTATTTGAGAGAGGCAAGCTATGCCCTTGGTGCAGACAAGGTGACAACTTTTCTTAAAGTAGTTCTCCCTGCTGCCAAATCTGGAGTTTTATCCGCTTATTTGCTTGGTATATCCAGAGCGTTGGGCGAAACTATGGTGGTTGCGGTTGCTGCGGGTATGTATCCCAATTTAACTTTAAACCCCCTTGAGCCCATCCAAACCATAACCGGATACATAGTTCAAGTAGCCCTCGGAGACCTTCCCTTTAACTCCTTTGAATACTTGTCTATATTTGCCGCAGGCATATCCCTCTTTGTAATAACCCTTATTTTCAACCTTTTGGCGGTCCACTTCAAAAGCAAGGTGAAGGGGTATTAA
- the pstA gene encoding phosphate ABC transporter permease PstA → MKEKVFSAIGLILSLISILFLFSITLALLIHGWSRIIDPSFYTSFPSRFPEQAGILSAWVGTVYVMLGAIFWSVLIGVPAGIYLEEYADRESKIARIIEANISNLAAVPSIVYGLLALSIFVYRFNLGESILTAGLTLGLLMVPVIVVATRESIRRIPRSIREAAYALGATKWETLFHHIIPYSLGGILTGVIISISRAIGETAPLITIGALTFIAFLPPEPWEDFIGMLKSPFTVLPIQMFNWVSRPQAGFHTNAAAAGFVLLVLAFLFNALAFYLRFKFRKRYAW, encoded by the coding sequence ATGAAAGAGAAAGTTTTTTCTGCCATTGGTCTGATCCTGTCCTTAATTTCTATACTGTTTTTGTTTAGCATTACCCTTGCCCTTCTTATTCATGGATGGTCTCGTATAATAGATCCTTCCTTTTACACCTCTTTTCCATCCCGGTTTCCCGAACAGGCAGGCATACTCTCCGCTTGGGTAGGCACAGTTTACGTTATGCTTGGTGCCATCTTCTGGAGCGTGCTTATAGGAGTCCCTGCAGGCATATACCTTGAGGAATATGCAGACAGAGAAAGTAAGATAGCTAGAATAATAGAGGCAAACATATCAAACCTTGCGGCGGTGCCTTCTATAGTTTATGGGCTTTTGGCTTTAAGCATTTTTGTCTATAGGTTTAACTTAGGAGAAAGCATACTTACCGCTGGTTTAACCTTGGGGCTTTTGATGGTGCCGGTTATAGTGGTAGCTACAAGAGAATCCATTAGGAGGATCCCCAGGTCCATAAGGGAAGCGGCCTATGCGCTTGGTGCAACCAAATGGGAAACACTTTTTCACCACATAATACCCTACTCCCTCGGCGGAATTCTCACAGGTGTGATCATATCCATAAGCAGAGCTATAGGAGAAACTGCACCCCTCATTACCATAGGAGCGTTGACCTTTATAGCCTTTTTACCCCCAGAACCTTGGGAAGACTTTATAGGTATGTTAAAATCTCCCTTTACAGTTCTTCCCATCCAGATGTTTAACTGGGTTTCAAGACCGCAGGCTGGTTTTCATACAAACGCCGCTGCTGCAGGTTTTGTGCTTTTGGTCTTAGCCTTTCTCTTCAACGCTTTGGCTTTCTATCTTAGGTTTAAGTTCAGAAAAAGATATGCGTGGTGA
- the pstB gene encoding phosphate ABC transporter ATP-binding protein PstB: MNNVKLDLRKVSVFYGKNQAVKEVSFPVYENKVIAIIGPSGCGKTTLLRVLNRMHDLYPDITYTGEAILYPEGINLIDKKVDPLKVRMRIGMVFQKPNPFPKSIFENVAYGLRIRGIKNKTELSERVEEALKAAWLWDEVKDRLHDNAYSLSGGQQQRLCIARAIAVQPEVLLFDEPTSALDPISTAKIEELIVELKKRTTILIVTHNMQQAARISDFTAFMYLGELIEFGPTEKIFTKPDKKLTEDYITGRFG; this comes from the coding sequence ATGAACAACGTAAAGCTGGACCTTAGAAAGGTATCCGTCTTTTATGGGAAAAACCAGGCGGTGAAAGAGGTTAGCTTTCCAGTTTATGAAAACAAGGTAATTGCCATAATAGGACCCTCTGGCTGTGGAAAAACTACCCTTTTGAGAGTGCTAAACAGAATGCACGACCTTTATCCTGACATAACCTACACCGGAGAAGCTATACTCTATCCCGAAGGCATTAACCTAATAGACAAAAAGGTTGATCCCTTAAAAGTTAGAATGCGCATAGGTATGGTTTTCCAGAAGCCAAACCCTTTCCCAAAATCTATCTTTGAAAACGTAGCCTATGGACTTCGTATAAGGGGTATAAAAAACAAAACTGAGCTTAGCGAACGGGTAGAAGAGGCGTTAAAGGCTGCGTGGCTTTGGGATGAGGTAAAAGACCGCCTTCATGACAACGCCTATTCTTTGTCTGGTGGCCAACAGCAAAGACTGTGTATAGCAAGAGCAATAGCGGTTCAACCAGAAGTGCTTCTTTTTGACGAGCCTACCTCTGCCCTTGACCCTATATCCACCGCAAAGATAGAGGAGCTTATAGTGGAACTAAAGAAAAGAACTACCATACTTATCGTCACTCACAATATGCAACAGGCAGCAAGGATTTCTGACTTTACCGCTTTTATGTATTTGGGCGAACTGATAGAATTTGGACCTACAGAAAAGATATTTACAAAACCAGATAAAAAACTTACGGAAGACTACATTACCGGAAGGTTTGGCTAA
- a CDS encoding ATP-binding protein → MFEEFLAFRFKDGKLQPIAHPHIPDFESLLCIERQKEQLRRNTMQFVMSYPANDVLLWGDRGTGKSSLVKSMLGLFGNKGLRLIQVYKAQLEHISDLYEVLRDSKKWFILFFDDLSFEPEEDEYRLLKSLLDGDLEERPQNVLVYATSNRKHIVADREKQGRFPEEDYREVTSLVERFGIRLGFYAFDKSQYLEIVKFYAKKRGIDISDLEEKALLWATERGSFSGRTAYQFIKDLEGLLKLSQTFR, encoded by the coding sequence ATGTTTGAAGAGTTTTTAGCCTTTAGGTTCAAAGATGGTAAGCTTCAACCTATTGCCCACCCTCACATACCGGACTTTGAAAGTCTGCTGTGTATAGAAAGACAAAAGGAACAATTAAGAAGAAATACAATGCAGTTTGTGATGAGCTATCCCGCAAACGACGTCTTGTTATGGGGTGATAGAGGAACTGGGAAGTCCTCTCTCGTAAAATCCATGCTTGGACTGTTTGGAAACAAAGGTTTAAGGCTAATTCAAGTTTATAAAGCCCAGCTGGAACATATATCAGACCTTTATGAAGTTCTAAGGGATAGCAAAAAGTGGTTCATACTCTTTTTTGATGACCTTTCTTTTGAGCCAGAAGAAGATGAGTATAGACTGCTAAAGTCCCTTTTGGATGGAGACTTAGAGGAAAGGCCACAAAATGTGCTTGTGTATGCAACATCCAATAGAAAACACATAGTCGCAGACAGAGAAAAACAAGGAAGGTTTCCAGAAGAGGATTACAGAGAGGTAACATCCCTTGTCGAAAGGTTTGGAATAAGATTGGGCTTTTATGCCTTTGACAAGAGCCAATACTTAGAAATAGTGAAGTTTTACGCTAAAAAGCGTGGAATAGATATATCAGATCTTGAAGAGAAAGCCCTTCTGTGGGCTACAGAAAGGGGTAGTTTTTCTGGCAGAACAGCCTATCAGTTTATAAAAGACTTAGAAGGGTTATTAAAACTTAGCCAAACCTTCCGGTAA